One Lycium barbarum isolate Lr01 chromosome 5, ASM1917538v2, whole genome shotgun sequence genomic window carries:
- the LOC132639636 gene encoding uncharacterized protein LOC132639636, with protein MVHRLQEGTITFTLSQVDLRLRPSMPSSQIKAKQFEDAKLCKLRDKVLRGEAKEAVIDREAVLRIKGRFCVPRVGDLIKTILVEAHSSRLTKSAHFIPVWITYDAEKLAKIYIREVVRLHRVPISIVSDRDTTFTSWFWKHLHEELAEFSYNNSYHSSIHMAPFEELYGRRCRSSIGWLDAVEVRPWIMDLLRESLEKMKVIQTKNLATHSRQKEYADRRVRGLEFIEGEQVLLKVSMGTMRFRKRGKLSLRFIRPFEILKHMGELAWDSVLLDENLTYEEDPIAIFDREVRKLSSKEIASVKVQWKNHPVEEAIWETE; from the exons ATGGTTCACAGGCTACAGGAAGGCACAATCACTTTTACGCTTTCCCAGGTAGACCTGAGGCTGAGGCCTTCGATGCcgtcatcacag attaaggctaagcagtttgaagaTGCTAAGCTGTGTAAACTTCGTGacaaggtgttgcgtggtgaggcaAAAGAGGCCGTGATCGACAGAGAGGCGGTGTTACGGATTAAGGGGAGATTTTGCGTGCCACGTGTGGGTGACTTGATTAAAactattctagtagaggctcatagttcgag GTTGACTAAATCTGCTCACTTTATTCCGGTTTGGATAACTTATGACGCTGAGAAAttagccaagatctacattcgtgaggttGTTAGACTACatagggttcctatttccatcgtGTCTGATAGGGACACAACCTTTACATCTTGGTTTTGGAAGCATTTGCATgaggaattgg CAGAGTTctcatataataatagctaccactcgagcatCCACATGGCTCCATTTGAGGAGTTATATGGGAGGAGGTGTAGATCTTCTATTGGCTGGCTCGATGCggttgaggtgagaccttggatTATGGACCTTCTTAGAGAGTCCTTAGAGAAGATGAAGGTGATTCAGACTAAGAATTTGGCAACACAtagtaggcaaaaggagtatgcggatCGAAGGGTCCGAGGTCTTGAGTTTATAGAGGGAGAGCAagttctgttgaaggtttcaaTGGGTACAATGAGGTTTAGGAAGAGAGGAAAGCTTAGCCTAAGATTCATtaggccatttgagattctcaagcATATGGGGGAGTTAGC CTGGGATTCGGTGTTACTAGATGAGAACTTGACATATGAGGAAGATCCCATTGCTATCTTTGATAGAGAAGTTCGTAAGTTGAGTTCAaaggaaatagcctccgtgaaagttcagtggaagaatcacCCAGTTGAGGAAGCTATTTGGGAAACAGAATAg